GAAGCGATGCGTGGCGACGCTGGAGGGGCATACCGGCGCGGTTTTCTCAGTCACGCCATTGGCCGTTGGGCGGCTGGCTTCCGCCTCTACGGACAACACCTTAAAGGTGTGGGCTCTTAGCAAGGATTCTGAAACGAAGAAAACATATTAGTTAATGGAGAAAATATATTGCTTAATGATGTAAAAAATACCAGTAGTGCCTGAACTAAAAATTCATAGCAAAACTAACTGATTGAAAAGTGTGCACTGGAAATTCTGCTAGTTTAAATAAAACCATTATGGCCGCAGCGCTTTGATGTGTTTTTTGCGGTAACTGTCAGCTCAAACCTGAACTCCTATTCCTGATTCTCGGTTTTGTACCATTATGAAAACAATTAAGCTGCTCGTTATTAATCAGCTGCTTTTATTGCTTGCTCTGTCATTTTTTTTACCGATGACTGGATACGGAAGTGCTTTTTCCATCCTGCCAGAATGGATGTGGCGGGACAGTCCCTCAAATAAGGCGGCAGTTAAAATCAGTCAGATAGTGCTTGCCAATGATGCGCCTTCTCTTCTTTTTTCTTATGAAATCAACAAGACCTCCAGTGATTTTGTTCAGCCAGAAAAAAACCAGGTTTATACCCGCTGGGATGGTTGTAAAAACGACAGCTTGCGTATTTGTTTCCGAAGAGCGGCTAAAGTCTTTGAAGGGGGCTATTCCTATCCTCCCACGATTTCAGGCTCGACAGAGCTTAATGTAGAAATGGGTGAGGTCACGCCAGACGAAGGCGGCTGGCAGTCGGTGGCCAGTGTCCGTTTAACGGGAAAAGGCTCGGGCTGGCTGGTGATTGCAGGGGATGATGGCTGGCGGATTGCACCGGATTGCACCGGTATTGACTCAGATGATTCCAGCGTACTGAACAGGTCTGAAAAGCCGTCAGTCGATCTTGTTGTCCCGACAGCGTTGGTTCTGAAAAAGGGTAATAATGCAGAAAATCATGGCTCGCCCTATTCCCGCCGCTCATTGCCGGACATATCTGACATCACTAAACAAAATAATCTGCCCGGTGATCGTGATGATCTGCTCACCGGTTCTTCTGGTGGCGGCAGCTTCGATGACCACGATGACTCATTTGAGAGGAGACCCGGAGGGAATGACCGCCGCCCTTTATTTTTCTTTGAAGTGATGAGCAGAATGCTTGGGGTGGCTGTCAGTGTTTTTGGTACAGTAGGTCAGCCCGGGGAGGTTAAAAAACTGGTTTTAAGACCTCAAATTATTCTGGTGATCTGGCGGGGTTGGGAGCGACAGGAGATTCCTGTTACATCGCAAATGTGGGGTTCAATAAAGCGGGCAGGGCTTGATCGGGATCCGGGACTGTTTCTCGCTCTGGCTGAAAGCGATCCGGATAAATTGAAAGAAACGCTTGAAAACTATTCGAAAAAGCACTCGCCCCTTGCCGACGTCCTTAGCTATCACTGTGAAGACCTCAACCTGAACCCAAAAGCGGGTAATGCCCGATTACTTAGCGTATCGGTTTTTCCGGGCTCTTGCCCTTCGGGAGTGGGATGCTCCGGAGGAGAGAAAGAAGCAAACGGAGCAATGAATGACCTGTCCCGGAATAATCCAGATGGCTATGCCTGTAACAACCATGGTCAGCCGGTTAAAAGTTTTGGTAACAACGGGGGAGGGGGAGACGGTTCCGGGAATCCGGAAATCAACTCATGTAAACTCTGCGGGAATGCACAGGTAAACTCCAATGGCTTATGCACAAACTGCCTCACGGCTAAACAGGAGGCGGCTAAAGAGAAGCCATCAACCCCGTCTGGCAATCAGGCAGAAGAAAAAACTACGAATGACGTTTCGGTTAATCCCCTGAAAGAGGTACCGACTTTGCAGACTCTACCACCTGAGATCTTGCTTGAAATAGCTAAGGGCTTGTCATGGCATGATGTTAATCGCTGGAGTTTAACAGCTAAGCGTTTTTTCACAGCTCTCAACATAGAAGAAAAACTGAAAAAACTATCCGATCAATATTATGGCTCTGCTCTGGAAGCGTATAGAAAAATAATAAAAAACAGCGACGTACCTGCTGTTCCAAACAATGCAATTGATGACCCTTTGTTACGGCTTGCTTATCATAGAGCCACAAGCAATAAATACCTGACTTCTCTGGGAAATAGTACTCAGCAGCAATGCGTGGCGACGCTGTATGGGCATACCAACAGTTTGACCTCAGTCACACCATTGGCCAATAGGCGGCTGGCTTCCGCCTCTAATGACTGGACCGTAAGGGTGTGGGATCTGAGCAAGCCCGACGGGAAGCAATGCGTGGTAACGCTGGAAGGGCATAACCACTGGGTGACATCAGTCACGCTACTGGCCGATGGGCGGCTGGCTTCCGGCTCTTTAGACAAGACCGTAAAGGTGTGGGATCTAAGCAAGCCCGCCGGGGAGCAATGTGTGATGACGCTGAATGGGCATACCGACTGGGTGAACTCAGTCACGCCATTGGCCGATGGGCGGCTGGCTTCCGGCTCTAATGACATGACCGTAAAGGTGTGGGATCTGAGCAAGCCCGACGGGGAGCAATGCGTGGCGACGTTGGAAGGGCATACCCACCGGGTGATCTCAGTCACGCCATTGGCCGATGGGCGGCTGGCTTCCGTCTCTTGGGATAGGACCATAAAAGTGTGGGATCTGAGCAAGCCCGACGGGGAGCAATGCGTGGCGACGTTGGAAGGGCATACCCACCGGGTGATCTCAGTCACGCCATTGGCCGATGGGCGGCTGGCTTCCGGCTCTTGGGACACGACCGTAAGAGTGTGGGATCTGAGCAAGCCCGACGGGGAGCAATGCGTGGTGACGCTGTATGGACATACCAAAAAGATGGCCTCAGTCACGCCATTGGCCGATGGGCGACTGGCTTCTGCTTCCTGGGACGAAAACGTAAGGGTGTGGGATCTGAGCAAGCCCGACGGGGAGCAATGCGTGGCGACGCTGAAAGGGCATACCAGCTTGGTGGCCTCAGTCACGTCATTGGCCGATGGGCGGCTGGCTTCCGGCTCTTTTGACCAGACCGTAAGGGTATGGGATCTAAAAAAGCCCGACGGAAAGCGATGCGTGGCGACGCTGGAGGGGCATACCGACGCAGTTTTCTCAGTCACGCCATTGGCCGTTGGGCGGCTGGCTTCCGCCTCTACGGACAACACCTTAAAGGTGTGGGCTCTTAGCAAGGATTCTGAAACGAAGAAAACATATTAGTTAATGGAGAAAATATATTGCTTAATGATGTAAAAAATACCAGTAGTGCCTGAACTAAAAATTCATAGCAAAACTAACTGATTGAAAAGTATGCACTGGAAATTCTGCTAGTTTAAATAAAACCATTATGGCCGCAGCGCTTTGATGTGTTTTTTGCGGTAACTGTCAGCTCAAACCTGAACTCCTATTCCTGATTCTCGGTTTTGTACCATTATGAAAACAATTAAGCTGCTCGTTATTAATCAGCTGCTTTTATTGCTTGCTCTGTCATTTTTTTTACCGATGACTGGATACGGAAGTGCTTTTTCCATCCTGCCAGGATGGATGTGGCGGGACAGTCCCTCAAATAAGGCGGCAGTTAAAATCAGTCAGATAGTGCTTGCCAATGATGCGCCTTCTCTTCATTTTTCTTATGAAATCAACAAGACCTCCAGTGATTTTGTTCAGCCAGAAAAAAACCAGGTTTATACCCGCTGGGATGGTTGTAAAAACGACAGCTTGCGTATTTGTTTCCGAAGAGCGGCTAAAGTCTTTGCAGGGGGCTACTCCTATCCTCCCACGATTTCAGGCTCGACAGAGCTTGATGTAGAAATGGGTGAGGTCACGCCAGACGAAGGCGGCTGGCAGTCGGTGGCCAGTGTCCGTTTAACGGGAAAAGGCTCGGGCTGGCTGGCGATTGCAGGGGATGATGGCTGGCGGATTGCACCGGATTGCACCGGTATTGACTCAGATGATTCCAGCGTACTGAACAGGTCTGAAAAGCCGTCAGTCGATCTTGTTGTCCCGACAGCGTTGGTTCTGGAAAAGGGTAATAATGCAGAAGATCATGGCTCCCCCTATTCCCGCCGCTCATTGCCGGACATATCTGACATCAATAAAAAAAATAATCTGCCCGGTGATCGTGATAATCTGCTCACCGGTTCTTCTGGTGGCGGCAGCTTCGATGACCTCGATGACTCATTTAAAAGGCGACCCGGAGGGAGTGGCCGTCGCCCTTTATTTTTCTTTGAAGTAACGAGCAGAATGCATGGGGTGGCTGTCAGTATTCCTGGTACAGCTGGTCAGCCCGGGGAGGTTAAAAAACTGGTTTTAAGACCTCAAATCATTCTGGTGATCTGGCGGGGTTGGGAGCGACGGGAGATTCCTGTTACATCGCAAATGTGGTGTTCAATAAAGCGGGCAGGGCTTGATGGGGATCCGGGACTGTTCCTCGCTTTGGCTGAAAGCGATCCGGATAAATTGAAAGAAACGCTTGAAAACTATTCGAAAAAGCACTCGCCCCTTGCCGACGTCCTTAGCTATCACTGTGAAGACCTCAACCTGAACCCAAAAGCGGGTAATGCCCGATTACTTAGCGTATCGGTTTTTCCGGGATCTTGCCCTTCGGGAGTGGGATGCTCCGGAGGAGAGAAAGAAGCAAACGGAACAATGAATGACCTGCCCCGGAATAATCCGGATGGCTATGCCTGTAACAACCATGGTCAGCCGGTTAAAAGTTTTGGTAACAACGGGGGAGGAGGAGACGGTTCCGGGAATCCGGAAATCAACTCATGTACATTCTGCGGGAATGCACAGGTAAACTCCAATGGCTTATGCACAAACTGCCTCACGGCTAAACAGGAGGCGGCTAAAGAGAAGCCATCAACCCCGTCTGGCAATCAGGCAGAAGAAAAAACTACGAATGACGTTTCGGTTAATCCCCTGAAAGAGGTACCGACTTTGCAGACTCTACCACCTGAGATCTTGCTTGAAATAGCTAAGGGCTTGTCATGGCATGATGTTAATCGCTGGAGTTTAACAGCTAAGCGTTTTTTCACAGCTCTCAACATAGAAGAAAAACTGAAAAAACTATCCGATCAATATTATGGCTCTGCTCTGGAAGCGTATAGAAAAATAATAAAAAACAGCGACGTACCTGCTGTTCCAAACAATGCAATTGATGACCCTTTGTTACGGCTTGCTTATCATAGAGCCACAAGCAATAAATACCTGACTTCTCTGGGAAATAGTACTCAGCAGCAATGCGTGGCGACGCTGTATGGGCATACCAACGCTTTGAACTCAGTCACACCATTGGCCGATGGACGGCTGGCTTCTAGCTCTTGTGACAATACCGTAAGGGTGTGGGATCTGAGCAAGCCCGACGGGAAGCAATGCGTGGTAACGCTGGAAGGGCATACCCACTGGGTGAAATCAGTCACGCTACTGGCCGATGGGCGGCTGGCTTCCGGCTCTTTTGACAAGACCGTAAAGATGTGGGATCTAAGCAAGCCCGCCGGGGAGCAATGTGTGATGACGCTGAATGGGCATACCGACGGGGTGAACTCAGTCACGCCATTGGCCGATTGGCGGCTGGCTTCCGGCTCTAGTGACAGGACCATAAAGGTGTGGGATCTGAGCAAGCCCGACGGGGAGCAATGCGTGGCGACGTTGGAAGGGCATACCAACCGGGTGATCTCAGTCACGCCATTGGCCGATGGGCGGCTGGCTTCCGGCTCTTGGGACACGACCGTAAGAGTGTGGGATCTGAGCAAGCCCGACGGGGAGCAATGCGTGGTGACGCTGTATGGACATACCAAAAAGATGGCCTCAGTCACGCCATTGGCCGATGGGCGACTGGCTTCCGTCTCTTGGGATGAGACCATAAAAGTGTGGGATCTTAGCAAGCCCGACGGGGAGCAATGCGTGGCGACGCTGAAAGGGCATACCAGCTTGGTGGCCTCAGTCACGTCATTGGCCGATGGGCGGCTGGCTTCCGGCTCTTTTGACGAGACCGTAAGGGTGTGGGATCTAAACAAGCCCGACGGGAAGCGATGCGTGGCGACGCTGGCGGGGCATGCCGGCGCGGTTTTCTCAGTCACGCCATTGGCCGTTGGGCGGCTGGCTTCCGCCTCTACGGACAACACCTTAAAGGTGTGGGCTCTTAGCAAGGATTCTGAAACGAAGAAAACATATTAGTTAATGGAGAAAATATATTGCTTAATGATGTAAAAAATACCAGTGGTGCCTGAACTAAAAATTCATAGCAAAACTAACTGATTGAAAAGTGTGCACTGGAAATTCTGCTAGTTTAAATAAAACCATTATGGCCGCAGCGCTTTGATGTGTTTTTTGCGGTAACTGTCAGCTCAAACCTGAACTCCTATTCCTGATTCTCGGTTTTGTACCATTATGAAAACAATTAAGCTGCTCGTTATTAATCAGCTGCTTTTATTGCTTGCTCTGTCATTTTTTTTACCGATGACTGGATACGGAAGTGCTTTTTCCATCCTGCCAGAATGGATGTGGCGGGACAGTCCCTCAAATAAGGCGGCAGTTAAAATCAGTCAGATAGTGCTTGCCAATGATGCGCCTTCTCTTCTTTTTTCTTATGAAATCAACAAGACCTCCAGTGATTTTGTTCAGCCAGAAAAAAACCAGGT
Above is a genomic segment from Endozoicomonas euniceicola containing:
- a CDS encoding WD40 repeat domain-containing protein; amino-acid sequence: MKTIKLLVINQLLLLLALSFFLPMTGYGSAFSILPGWMWRDSPSNKAAVKISQIVLANDAPSLHFSYEINKTSSDFVQPEKNQVYTRWDGCKNDSLRICFRRAAKVFAGGYSYPPTISGSTELDVEMGEVTPDEGGWQSVASVRLTGKGSGWLAIAGDDGWRIAPDCTGIDSDDSSVLNRSEKPSVDLVVPTALVLEKGNNAEDHGSPYSRRSLPDISDINKKNNLPGDRDNLLTGSSGGGSFDDLDDSFKRRPGGSGRRPLFFFEVTSRMHGVAVSIPGTAGQPGEVKKLVLRPQIILVIWRGWERREIPVTSQMWCSIKRAGLDGDPGLFLALAESDPDKLKETLENYSKKHSPLADVLSYHCEDLNLNPKAGNARLLSVSVFPGSCPSGVGCSGGEKEANGTMNDLPRNNPDGYACNNHGQPVKSFGNNGGGGDGSGNPEINSCTFCGNAQVNSNGLCTNCLTAKQEAAKEKPSTPSGNQAEEKTTNDVSVNPLKEVPTLQTLPPEILLEIAKGLSWHDVNRWSLTAKRFFTALNIEEKLKKLSDQYYGSALEAYRKIIKNSDVPAVPNNAIDDPLLRLAYHRATSNKYLTSLGNSTQQQCVATLYGHTNALNSVTPLADGRLASSSCDNTVRVWDLSKPDGKQCVVTLEGHTHWVKSVTLLADGRLASGSFDKTVKMWDLSKPAGEQCVMTLNGHTDGVNSVTPLADWRLASGSSDRTIKVWDLSKPDGEQCVATLEGHTNRVISVTPLADGRLASGSWDTTVRVWDLSKPDGEQCVVTLYGHTKKMASVTPLADGRLASVSWDETIKVWDLSKPDGEQCVATLKGHTSLVASVTSLADGRLASGSFDETVRVWDLNKPDGKRCVATLAGHAGAVFSVTPLAVGRLASASTDNTLKVWALSKDSETKKTY
- a CDS encoding WD40 repeat domain-containing protein, translating into MKTIKLLVINQLLLLLALSFFLPMTGYGSAFSILPEWMWRDSPSNKAAVKISQIVLANDAPSLLFSYEINKTSSDFVQPEKNQVYTRWDGCKNDSLRICFRRAAKVFEGGYSYPPTISGSTELNVEMGEVTPDEGGWQSVASVRLTGKGSGWLVIAGDDGWRIAPDCTGIDSDDSSVLNRSEKPSVDLVVPTALVLKKGNNAENHGSPYSRRSLPDISDITKQNNLPGDRDDLLTGSSGGGSFDDHDDSFERRPGGNDRRPLFFFEVMSRMLGVAVSVFGTVGQPGEVKKLVLRPQIILVIWRGWERQEIPVTSQMWGSIKRAGLDRDPGLFLALAESDPDKLKETLENYSKKHSPLADVLSYHCEDLNLNPKAGNARLLSVSVFPGSCPSGVGCSGGEKEANGAMNDLSRNNPDGYACNNHGQPVKSFGNNGGGGDGSGNPEINSCKLCGNAQVNSNGLCTNCLTAKQEAAKEKPSTPSGNQAEEKTTNDVSVNPLKEVPTLQTLPPEILLEIAKGLSWHDVNRWSLTAKRFFTALNIEEKLKKLSDQYYGSALEAYRKIIKNSDVPAVPNNAIDDPLLRLAYHRATSNKYLTSLGNSTQQQCVATLYGHTNSLTSVTPLANRRLASASNDWTVRVWDLSKPDGKQCVVTLEGHNHWVTSVTLLADGRLASGSLDKTVKVWDLSKPAGEQCVMTLNGHTDWVNSVTPLADGRLASGSNDMTVKVWDLSKPDGEQCVATLEGHTHRVISVTPLADGRLASVSWDRTIKVWDLSKPDGEQCVATLEGHTHRVISVTPLADGRLASGSWDTTVRVWDLSKPDGEQCVVTLYGHTKKMASVTPLADGRLASASWDENVRVWDLSKPDGEQCVATLKGHTSLVASVTSLADGRLASGSFDQTVRVWDLKKPDGKRCVATLEGHTDAVFSVTPLAVGRLASASTDNTLKVWALSKDSETKKTY